Proteins found in one Diorhabda carinulata isolate Delta chromosome 11, icDioCari1.1, whole genome shotgun sequence genomic segment:
- the LOC130899246 gene encoding uncharacterized protein LOC130899246, translated as MTRFARAKGSKASNERVPEEATPWNEMKQQLLEKNKYIEESKNRQKAIEQRNSNYRAFIEEKELEESKKSQWAQFPTDDLKNTSLSDKRKKRKSISLMNEKNFELSDNDETFVALRTKVDKVLNETELGERSNKNDCDATPEELSTKIELDSSPKNKKLKKKKISIPSIINTSTNDAETKRKAKKRKNEENIESERNENSENIVSTSSKLKTDKKVKKSKIQPKKVIKENLTEQDIKKLEKKKQKKIKQIEKRKMGKQLKKQEAESEKLTNGVSEATNNLAPDAENCTKTSHRHKFDNQTGGNDNKNKFEKPNSSNRFVKNKKFPKSKDEKEHKRRKPPLPTKMFINGKDVEIDYVDGFPVKKEDAIRLKKLRKEMISKGLPRSEIKIALKLERRKAEKAFSREKKKVCFNCRKSGHNLSECPNLEKDQVSQSGTGICFKCGSTEHTHFECKVVRSQDFKFAQCFICNEQGHIARQCPDNARGLYPKGGSCKVCGDVTHLKKDCPQYQAQQQQLQNSLNIETISDNPDDLGGNTYKNSNYGIGINRPNKIIKF; from the exons ATGACTCGATTTGCTAGAGCCAAGGGCTCTAAAGCTTCTAATGAAAGAGTACCTGAAGAAGCTACTCCGTGGAATGAAATGAAACaacaattattagaaaagaataaatatattgaagaaagtAAAAATAGACAGAAAGCTATCGAACAACGAAATTCCAATTATAGAGCATTTATAGAAGAAAAGGAGCTTGAAGAAAGTAAAAAATCACAGTGGGCTCAATTTCCAACAGATGATTTAAAGAATACATCTCTATCTGACAAAAGGAAAAagagaaaatctatttcattgatgaatgaaaaaaattttgagttatCTGACAATGATGAAACATTTGTAGCTTTAAGAACAAAAGTAGATAAAGTGTTAAACGAAACAGAACTCGGTGAAAG ATCTAATAAGAATGATTGTGATGCTACACCAGAAGAGTTGAGTACAAAAATTGAACTTGATTCGtctccaaaaaataaaaagctaaaaaagaaaaaaatatcaatacctAGCATTATTAATACATCAACAAATGATGCAGAAACTAAAAGAAAAgctaaaaagagaaaaaatgaagagaatATAGAATCtgaaaggaatgaaaatagtgaaaatatagtAAGCACTAGTTCTAAACtcaaaactgataaaaaagtgaagaaatcaaaaattcaacctaaaaaagttataaaagaaaatctcACTGAAcaagacataaaaaaattggagaaaaagaagcaaaagaaaataaaacaaatcgaaaagagaaaaatgggaaAACAACTAAAGAAACAAGAAGCAGAATCAGAAAAATTGACAAATGGAGTGAGTGAAGCTACTAATAATTTAGCACCTGATGCGGAAAATTGTACTAAAACAAGTCATAGACATAAATTTGATAACCAAACTGGAGGAAAtgataataagaataaatttgaGAAACCAAATTCATCCAAcagatttgtgaaaaataaaaagttccCAAAATCAAAAGATGAAAAGGAACACAAAAGAAGAAAACCACCACTACCCaccaaaatgtttataaatggAAAAGATGTAGAAATAGATTATGTTGATGGTTTTCCAGTGAAAAAGGAAGATGCAATCAGATTAAAGAAACTTAGAAAAGAAATGATTAGCAAAGGATTACCAAGAAGTGAGATCAAAATTGCTTTGAAACTGGAAAGGAGGAAAGCAGAGAAGGCGTTTTCACGAGAAAAGAAAAAG GTTTGTTTCAATTGCCGTAAATCTGGTCATAATCTCTCGGAATGTCCAAATTTGGAAAAGGATCAAGTATCCCAATCAGGAACTGGTATATGTTTCAAATGTGGATCGACAGAACATACACATTTCGAATGTAAAGTTGTAAGGAGTCAAGATTTCAAATTCGCCCAATGTTTCATATGTAATGAACAAGGGCATATTGCCAGGCAGTGTCCTGATAATGCTAGAGGATTGTATCCCAAAG GTGGATCATGTAAAGTATGCGGAGATGTGACACATCTCAAAAAAGATTGTCCCCAATATCAAGCTCAACAACAACAATTGcaaaatagtttaaatatagAAACTATAAGTGATAATCCTGATGATTTAGGTGGTAATACATACAAAAACAGCAATTATGGTATAGGTATTAACAGAcctaataaaattataaaattttga
- the LOC130899248 gene encoding alpha-tocopherol transfer protein-like — protein METTEIEPFLKTDRNKVRKYWNKTESEVLEILEELKQWIKTQDLPEMPTDSMLEFFLTNCKYDVEKTRTNIITYYKIRKLVPDFYKNCNPNRAEMQETWNMGVYCPLPNLNDDLCRISINKLFPYNSNFDVRKYLANFLNVYEIRICEDLCVSEIVIIDYEELTWSHIFKFSPFVISKAVTIMDKVAKNRIKNIHIVNAPSYVNILLNIGKKFMKKKLSDRIQVHDSFESLFYYVPQELLPSDYGGKEKSMAELIELWKKQVNKYQKRFDMLERLDEDN, from the exons atggaAACAACGGAAAtagaaccatttttaaaaactgataGAAACAAAGTaagaaaatattggaataaaacaGAATCTGAGGTATTAGAAATTTTGGAAGAACTCAAACAATGGATTAAAACACAAGATTTACCCGAGATGCCaa CCGATAGTatgttggaattttttttaacaaattgcaAATATGATGTAGAAAAAACTAGAACAAATATAATCACATATTATAAGATAAGAAAGTTAGTTccagatttttataaaaattgtaaccCAAATCGAGCTGAAATGCAAGAAACTTGGAACATGGG gGTTTATTGTCCCTTACCGAATTTAAACGATGATTTGTGCAGgatttcaatcaataaattatttccctataattcaaattttgatgttCGAAAATATCTTGCAAATTTTCTGAATGTGTACGAAATACGAATATGCGAAGATTTATGTGTTAGTGAGATtgtaataatcgattatgaGGAGCTTACTTGGAGTCATATATTCAAGTTTTCACCGTTTGTGATCAGTAAAGCGGTCACTATAATGGAC aaagttgccaaaaatagaataaagaaTATCCATATAGTTAATGCTCCTTCctatgtaaatatattattaaatataggcaagaaatttatgaagaaaaaattatcggATCGG ATTCAAGTCCATGATagttttgaaagtttattttattacgtTCCACAGGAATTGTTACCCAGTGATTATGGTGGTAAAGAAAAATCAATGGCTGAATTAATTG AATTGTGGAAGAAGCAAGTGAACAAATACCAAAAGAGGTTTGATATGTTGGAAAGATTGGATGAAGATAATTAG
- the LOC130899247 gene encoding alpha-tocopherol transfer protein-like — MSSYLDIDHHSKLVKHFGKSDDHVVDDIKTIKEWLQKEEHLPEMPSDAIIRGFLVINKFNIEKTKDALHIYYTIRELMPDILKGARPSDKHIQEYTNVLPFLPLPKPTPRMQRVVIVKFRDLENPEDLDLLKNLALYSHINEIKLNEDLSLGDVYILDCLHFKPEYLSKINKDVLKKISFVIEEVWNKTVKEYHLINNSEHSIVFGNLIREHLYEEIKENIYVHDTLEDLYKCIPKEILPKDYGGEEKTYDELLADWNKKVAEFEHRFHKLDNLEGANKLLSRKYKGKNISEYFNEKIKN, encoded by the exons ATGTCTTCGTACCTTGATATCGATCatcattcaaaattagttaaacaTTTCGGAAAATCGGATGATCACGTTGTTGACGACATTAAAACTATCAAAGAATGGCTCCAAAAAGAAGAACATCTACCAGAAATGCCTT CCGATGCTATTATAAGAGGATTTTTGGTAATCAATaagtttaatattgaaaaaactaaagaTGCTTTGCATATTTACTACACGATAAGAGAATTGATGCCAGACATTCTCAAAGGTGCTCGTCCTTCCGATAAACATATCCAAGAATATACGAATGTTCT tcCATTTCTGCCTTTGCCGAAGCCCACGCCGAGAATGCAACGAGTTGTTATAGTAAAATTCCGCGATCTAGAAAATCCGGAAGATTTGGATCTTTTAAAAAACTTAGCACTGTACAGTCACATAAacgaaattaaattgaatgaagaTTTGTCATTGGGAGACGTATATATCTTGGACTGTTTACATTTTAAACCAGAGTATCTgtctaaaattaataaagacgttttaaaaaaaatcagttttgttATAGAG gaAGTATGGAATAAAACTGTTAAAGAATACCATTTGATTAATAATTCTGAGCACTCGATTGTGTTCGGTAACCTAATAAGGGAACATTTATACGAAGAAATTAAGGAAAAC atttatgttCATGATACACTAGAAGATTTGTATAAGTGCATTCCTAAAGAAATTCTTCCAAAAGATTATGGTGGTGAGGAAAAAACCTACGATGAACTACTTG CTGATTGGAACAAAAAAGTTGCAGAATTCGAACATAGATTTCATAAGCTGGACAACCTCGAAGGGGCAAACAAATTACTGTCGCGCAAATACAAAGGCAAAAACATTTCcgaatatttcaatgaaaaaataaaaaattag